One genomic region from Mytilus trossulus isolate FHL-02 chromosome 9, PNRI_Mtr1.1.1.hap1, whole genome shotgun sequence encodes:
- the LOC134684804 gene encoding uncharacterized protein LOC134684804, translated as MEHFWNRWKSEYITTLREFHRQTGNNLQTIQVGDVVQVQDDKLPKKRWNIAVVDELITGNDGFTRAAIIRTSAGRTSLPIVKLYPLEIRTNINNLDDKNDDTSTERLTRVLPKREASVRARENIKEWTTQR; from the coding sequence ATGGAGCATTTTTGGAACCGGTGGAAATCCGAGTATATAACGACCCTAAGAGAGTTTCATCGCCAAACAggaaacaatttacaaactattCAAGTTGGAGATGTAGTGCAAGTCCAAGATGATAAATTACCGAAAAAACGATGGAACATTGCCGTTGTTGATGAATTGATCACCGGAAACGATGGTTTTACACGAGCAGCTATAATACGAACTAGTGCAGGACGTACTTCGCTTCCTATAGTAAAACTGTACCCGCTCGAAATCcgaacaaacattaacaatttagATGACAAAAATGATGATACTTCAACAGAGAGATTGACAAGAGTTCTACCAAAACGAGAGGCATCTGTCCGAGCACGAGAGAACATCAAGGAATGGACTACCCAAAGGTGA